A genomic segment from Miscanthus floridulus cultivar M001 unplaced genomic scaffold, ASM1932011v1 fs_914_1_2, whole genome shotgun sequence encodes:
- the LOC136533555 gene encoding small ribosomal subunit protein cS23-like — protein sequence MLPMAVHPTTTPALSPHARVSPPRSSSSLAATSSSPCSRTVSFKSRRLPLRSLRSVVAAAAADAVGAEEEEVQLGGGVDAVDEEEAENKVVVPERQDPMLVLKFIWMEKNIGIALDQLVPGYGSIPLSPYYFWPRKDAWEELRAKLEEKEWISQKQMIILLNQATDIINLWQQGGGSLST from the exons ATGCTCCCAATGGCGGTGCACCCCACGACCACGCCGGCCTTGTCCCCGCACGCCCGCGTCTCCCCGCCCAGGTCTTCCAGCTCCCTGGCCGCCACCTCGTCCTCCCCCTGCTCTCGCACCGTCAGTTTCAAGAGCAGGAGGCTGCCACTTCGCTCGCTCCGCAGCGtcgtcgccgctgccgccgccgatgCCGTCGGGGCAGAGGAAGAAGAGGTGCAACTAGGTGGAGGGGTGGATGCGGTCGACGAGGAGGAAGCGGAG AATAAGGTGGTGGTCCCCGAGAGACAGGACCCGATGCTGGTACTCAAGTTCATCTGGATGGAGAAGAACATCGGCATAGCACTCGACCAATTGGTTCCTGGCTATGGCAGCATCCCATTAAGCCCATACTACTTTTGGCCACGGAAAGACGCGTGGGAGGAGCTTAGAGCGAAGTTGGAAGAGAAAGAGTGGATCTCGCAGAAGCAGATGATCATCCTTCTCAACCAGGCCACCGATATCATCAACCTCTGGCAGCAGGGTGGCGGGAGCCTGTCGACATGA